Genomic segment of Miscanthus floridulus cultivar M001 unplaced genomic scaffold, ASM1932011v1 fs_660_1_2, whole genome shotgun sequence:
CAGATTATGAAAATTCAGCTGCAAAATATTGACAAAGTTTTAGTGTCTTTCTTCATACAAGATTTCTACCTTAGTAGTATCTTTTTGGTTTAGAAGCCTTTTTTGAACTTTGTTTATTGCTATCTATCTACTACACATCTTATTACCTGAACTAAATCTAAAAGCATTTCACAAGTAAATGGCCTTATTTTTCTGTGTGCAACTTGGCATGTCTCAGCATGTTTGTACATGATAAATACAATAGTATTCATCTTTGACATAAACATGTTAAATGCTACAGTGTACCTTAGTGCTGATTGTGTGGATAAAGATTACGCGATGCTTGTATAATGTGTGGCAGAggcagtgtgtgtgtgtgtgtcggggggggggggggggggggggtgttcaaCCTAGGGAGGGAGTTGTGCTGTGGATTATTAAGACGACGGTTCGAATAGTAGAGGAGGTAGGAGTTTGGGTCTGACTTGTGTGTGCGTGAGGTCATTCTGGTTGAGGTGGGGACTACCTTACCTTGGGGTGAGGGAGGGATTGACCATCATGGGTAACACCAGCATGGAGAAGGGCAGAAGGGAGGAAAAGGAATTGTAAAGGTTTAATTGCGAAGCTCACAGCGCAGTGGTGGCTCCTCGCGTCGTGGAGGCCACCTGTCAAGTTGGTTTCCCAGTCTTGGGATCGGCCGGGTGTTGCACTGGGGATTTTACCCTGAGGGAACTCAGCGTGTGCGTGAGTAGGGTGTGCGTGCGTGTGCTCGGTAGATGCGTTTTGAGATTTCTCGATCAGTCTCACCAATATTTGAGCGTGCGGTCAGTATAGTTGTCCATATGAGTCTTACATGATATGCCATTGAAAGGAAAGAGGTAATGGGCACTTGAGATGGGTAACCTGCTGCTGATGGTAGCATTTGAACGATTTCTTGATGTTCACATGTTGCATGGCCACTGTATGTCCCCTTTTAAGAAGTTGTTTGAGTCCTTCAACATTTTTTTATAACTGAGAAGTCAGGTTGGGAAGAAAAAACCAAATTTGGCATTAGTGCTGTAGCTACGATGTATGAATGTGTGAACTATGGAACAGTTGGCGGAGTTTTACCATCCTGGTTGACTCTTGAACCCTATCTTTCGTTAGTAGGATGTGGATAAGGACACGCTGCTACGTGCTAGCTGCCATATACTCCGTAGGTTGAATCGATGTTTCTGTTGATGCAATGTGACTGCTGTTTTGGCAGTTTTCTCACGGTACATGCATTCTTACATGTAAGACATATACCTGCTAAGAATTAGTCTTTTTATCCCTGAGACCAGCGATTTTGCTTTAGCATTTGAGGTATGTGTCAGTTCACTTGTTATGCCAGAATTAGAATTACAAGCAGCAAGTGCGTTACTACATCAAAACACAATTATTTGATAAACAGTAAGGAACAGATACGGGCACACAGGTGATATAGTATCGAAGTTAAATATTTGCGTGCTTGTGGAATGTCCTGAAAGCTAAACAGTAAGGCCAATAATCCTCCTCAGCTATTTCTGTACTTGCCTGGCACTATACTAGTCTGATCAAATTATTTTGATGCAACGTGCATGCTATTGGTTTGTAGTGACCGTCCGGGCACAGGTCCAATCAGGCGATGGAACTGGCTCATTACCAGTAGTCTTTGCTTGACTGGACTTTTGCTTTTGGTACGGCTGCCAGGACCGAGCTGTACTTTACCTTAATACTATAGAAGCAAATGCTAGTTTAAAGCAATAGCTGGAATAAGCTTGCTTTGGGACAGTTCAAAGTAGTGTATCTATTTATATTGCATGAACTGGAGAAATGATTTACCTTTCTATTGCTATGCTTCATTCTAAGGTGATAACTTGCGTTGCTGTCTAGCCAATTGCCTCATTTGGTGTCTGTCATATGTGAGATATGGCTCACGTATGCCATGTTTTGTGCTAATAGAataattgtgtttatatgtttGAATTGATATTTTTTTCGTTCTGATCACTGATCGGTGTTGCTGAAAATACATTGGCTTGGTTGTGATAACCGGATTGTTTTTTAACCATGCAGCCTAAGGCTTACGCTGAGAACTTCAAGTGGAGAGGCCCCCCGAAGGTGGAGCAAGCATGAGCTCAAGACCTCTAGTCTGTGAGCCTGACACTGGGACCATGTTGTTTTCCTCCTGAGCTCTAGACCTCTAGTCTCTGAGCCTGACATTGGGACGATGTTGTTTTCCTCCTGGACCGCCTTTGCTTTCAACCGTGTCCGTTGTGAAAGTACGAGCTAGAATATGCATCTATCAAACTTGTAATAAGCATGATCTTGCAATCAAACAAAATAGTATCCTTCCAAATCGTTTGTTCGTGGATGGCATTGTTGTATTTCAATCCTGTGTGCTTGCTTGGCTGGTATCTGAAAAAGAGACATCATGCCATTTCTGAGTTGAATGATGATGCCTACTTGCTTTTGGCTATATCACACATGAGCTGCCAGTCTGCTACTAACGCACGACCACTCTTGCATGTCCGTGTGTTCATGGGCAACCCATAGTTATGCACCTGTTCGCTTAATTGTTTCTGTGGCTTTGGCTTATAAGTTGACTgatactgttttgttgtgagagaaagatACTATATCATGACTGATACGTGATGAAATAAGAATAGTCAGGTAGTagattagtttcatgaaagtacaGGTTATATTTCCTTCGCATTCTCCAGTCGACATCTTATATTTACTCCAGATTTCAGAACTGGGTCTACATCCTATGGACTTCGCGAAAGAGGAAACTGATTAGTTCTAAACATGCAGCCAGCAGCTTAGCCTATGCACTTGGTTTCATTGCAGTGTACACAGAATGCAGCTCAAGCAAGCTTCCCTAACTCTCACTAATCTCCTCGGAGCTGTGGCCAACGGATGCGTCGGCGTCGGCGGTACGGAACCTCCAGGTGAAGAGGTAGTCTCTGGACTCGCAGTGCAGCCGGCTGACGTCGCAGAGTACAGCGATGGAGGTGACCTTCCCGTCGTCCTCCCACTCGATCTTTGCCGTGCATGTGAACGCCCCGTACGTCTCCGGCAGGGAGGACTGGTCGGCTGCCACCAGCGCCACCTCCCCGCTGATCCTCCTCGACGTCGCAGCCACGGCGTCGAGCCACGGGCACTCGGGCTGCCCCACCATCTCCTTGTACGCGTCGTTCACGAGCCGGACGCGGTTGCTGGAGTCGGAGACCACCGCCGGGAGCGCGTCGACCTCCAGCTCCGCCTCCACCTGAACCGCCGTCTTCGAGGCGGCGGCAGTGCAGGTCGCGTCGGTGCGGTGGATGCACCCGACGTGGATGGCAGAGCACACGGGGCGCACCGCccgcggcgagatgaccttgggCTCAAGCAGCTTCCGCAGCAGGTCGCGCTCCACGGGGACGTCCCTCCCCTCCGCCGCCACCTTCGCGAGGTCCTCGGCACCCGCACTCGCCGGCGGGAGCGACGGCAGAGGGAGGCGCGCACTGACCGGGACGACCGCGGACGCATGCGCTCCCGTGGCCGCCGCGCACCGGAGAGGCGGGTACGGCGTCGCCGCTCTCTTCCGCTTGGCGGGCGACTGCGCGCCAGAGCCCGACTTGGGCGGCGACACCGGCACGACGGTGGGGCGGCCGCGTTTCCGCGCGCGGCACGGCCTGCTCTGCAGATGGCACAGCACGCGGTTGGCGGCCACGACGCCCTCGGTCGCGGCCTGCGCCACGGgcgacgccgccgcggccgcggccgccagtGTGGGCTTGGGCGCGATGGGCCGGAACCGCGCCAGGATCTCGTTGGCCTTGACGGCCGTGTCAGCCGGCTGCACCATGGCCATGACGAGGCGCGCTGCCGGTGCCGGCGGACTTACGAGCTGAGGCTCGGGGGCCAGGTCAGTGGGCTCGATCACTCTGGGGCGGAGACGACGACGGAGCACGGCGTTGGGGGCCCGGGGGGCAGGCGCGGTTTAAGAAGGGCGGCTCGGCCAATCGGACGCGCGCAGAGGGAGGGGCACGTGGGAGAGCGCGGCGGGGTACGTGGGCGCCCGGCGGGCGCCCGGCGGGGACGCTGCTGACACGTAGGCGGAGCCGAGTCGCGGGGCGCGTGCTTTGGAGACGAAGGGCGGGTTGGGTGGATTCCAGTGGGAGAGAGCCTGGGACGAGGGCGAGGGGGCTGCACGCTGGTCGCTTGGCCGCTTCGGCTTGCGTTGCGCCTCGCCTTCGCCATGCCGCGCTGCGTCGggcgcctcgtcctcgtccccgtcccCCGTGGCGCGTTCCgctggctgggccgcgcgcgGGCACTGGCTGGCTCGCTGCCGTGCGGGGGCCATTCATGGGGCGTGGCGAGTGGGCGTTGCTAGGTTTCATTGGTCAGTATTGCGGCATTGCCCACCAACCAGCGGCGTATATACTCCTACACAAGCAAGTGCAAGTTTAAGCACTTTActctctcttttttgtttttgaGAACTTCCACCTGATCTTAAACCACAAACATGAACATGCTTGCACTATGCGTCAGCAGCGCAGTAATCTTGCCCCTCAACCAAAGTACAGAaccatgaaaccaacatcatcGGGTATCGGCCGCCTAATACGTTAATGTTTCTGCACGTGCTGTTGGTCACCGCTCGTATAAGCTAGACTTTACATACACGCACACAAAAAGTTGAGAGAGATCTGTTAGATCTAGCCATCTAGGTGCAATAATGTGACAAATGCGTCATCCCATCGATGAAAACGTTGGTGACGAACAGTCTTTGAGCTGTTGAGCACGTGGCGTGCAACAGGGCTAAAGATAATAAGGCAGACTTGGATGGGACGGGACGCTTGCGTACGTCGTGCAATGCATGCGTCTTCCGTTCCGTCCTCTAGTCAAGCTCAAATTTACTGTGTTTAATTTCTCAGGAATCGGGTGTACTACCTATCCTAGCTTTTCAGTTGAAATCTACAGATATAAATAAGCCAGTACTGTACCATGCATGATATGTAATATATTACTATTGGCGTAGAAAACCGGTCACTGTTAGCTAGTCACCCTTTCTAGATGGCTTGCACTAATGGATGGATGATGTagtgcacgctgctgctgctggtatgGTATCACATTGACGGACACGTAAGGCCGATACGTACACACTACTCGTACACGAGCAACACACGtggaccatgcatgcatgcaacgcAAGCGGCAAGCCCCCATGTCCTACTGGAAACCCAACCACgggcctagctagctagcttttgGTAGCCAGCCGCACGAGACCAACCGGGCCGGGGCGCGTCGCCTCGTCCGGCCTGCGTATTTTTTAAGCCAACGCACACAGCATTTTCCTCACAGAACAAATCAACCAACGGTAAGCCACGAGCGAACAGGGCAGTCGTCTCTCCGTCTCCCCGCCCGAGGAGAACCGAGAGAGCTAGcggtctgttcgtttggctgtggtttgtcgtaaacgatcgtaaatttttagtcggaataatatttttctctcacataaactagCCAACCATACTTCGTCACGAACCAGCAactatacgaaccagccaaccgaacatgccgTAGCTCTAAGCCTCTAACGTCTAGCTAGCCTGCCTTTTGGATGCTACTGGCGCGATCTCTTTAATCGTTTTCTGCTGCATGCGCGGCATGTGCTGCGCGCCGTGGCGAGCGGACAGGAAGGGGGCGCGACGAGTGGCCGCGCTGCCATTGGCGGGCGCGGGTGCGCGCGGCAGCGCGTGGTCGACGCATGCCGCGCGCGCAGGCGCTCCTTGCCCCGGCGAGTGGGGGCGGCCGACCCGAGCGGAGCGGGGTCAGGGCAGCGGTCTCAGAGGACCCGGCGCGCTTCGCGAGGCCTGTGCTGGAGCTAGCAATGCAATAGCATGATCCGGTGCTTCTGCCTGCCTGTGCGCGCTGCGCTACAGCTGAGTTAATGCGAGCCTTTGCTGCTGCAGTTCGTTCATGCTTCATGGGCGCCGGTGACCGACACTGgatgttttgttttgtagacgaTCTTCCCGTAACGATGTGTTTGTAGTATATATACTCCATAATACATGGACTTGGATAACTTTTTTCTCCTGAGAAAAAAACGGGATTTTCTAGCTGTGACTTTGTGGGAACCATTTGCTGCATCTCGATTCAACTGTGAGTCTGTGACTGACCAATTTCTGCTGCTTAGCTCCAGAAAACAAAGGTCACCGTATTTGGGCCCTATATAAGTACAAATCGAACGTTTGGGCTAACTCAGCGGAACTGCGGAAATCGAGCTCGTACCTGTCGTGGGCAAAATGGACTGGGCCTAATCCGGCCTAATACTTAGTTATGGGTCTGTGTGACTTTTTTTTCACGAAAAGGCCCAAACCCCGATCCGCGTCGCGCGAACCCGCTTCTTTAAACAACGGCGTTGTTGCTGCAAAACCATACGACGTGTTCCCCTCGATCGTGACTCAAATTCTATTTGACTAGCATTTGCCCGTACATTGCTACGGGAGTTTCAAAATTCTAAGTTGCCATTATATCATCAATGCTCAAATTCACCCATACATCTCAGTGATCATTCATAGAACAAACAGAAAATGTTAAACTGAGCATGAAGCAAATTTGAAAGACTACTTAAATATAGAACCTCCAACAAATCAAAAGAATTAATTATATGCTAGAATACCATTGTTTCACACCAAAGGTTAAAATACTACACAAATAAGTTACAGGAAAATACTCAAGTACAACACCCTTCATCTGCTCGAAGTTCAGGTTATCACTCATGTTTGTGGCTGCCGAGTCCAGGCTTTAAAGTGGCACAAGAATTCCTGTTGAAAAAAAAGGAGATTGAATCAATGTAATTGGACGAAGACATATCACCTATATCAGTTGTAGCCATGATTAAATCAATGATCAACGCATTTTTACCTTTTTTAGTACTAATGCAATACCAACATGAGTGGGTGAGGGAGGGGTTGGGTTCTTTCAGATGCAAACTAATACTTGGTGGTAGTAAAGGGATGGCTGGTAGGAAAGGAAGTAAGAGCTCACTCATTCTGGTGCCTCACAGGCAGGCACCTGCAACTTTAGGAGACGTGGGCACATAGGTGACATACATTACCTTGTCCTGAATGTCATATAATTACAAACAGAGGGACTTGGACACCTGAAGAACCCAATAGTTATTGATATTGCTTATGTTCAAACAATTACCAGATATAAATACCATTCAAAATTTATTTGCAATAGGCATACCGTGTCTAGCCATCTGTGTATTTAACTTACGAAAGTTTAATCGAAGATCCTTGAAATTTGTTGCTTCATACATGATAAAGTTTCTGCACAAAGAATGGTTATACTTGGTATAAGCCTGGATCAGGAGACAGAGAATCTATACGCCTCCAGGTTATTGTCAGTTATGAGCTTAGCATCATCCTGAAACATATGGTTTAGGTCAAAGCAAGAAACAAATCAAGAATACTCCTCTCCGTATGCTGAAACATTCAGCATGCTGATCTCAGTAGTAACAGTACTTCAACACAACAAATTATATGTTAAGACTAAGGACAGCAATTTTCATATTTAGATTCCAGAGTTTTTCAATAAAAATATTTAGAGATCAGACAAAAGGTTATTAGTTGACAGGCACAGTAAGAAACAAGCAGCTCGATACCAGCAGAAAAATTGCCCTCAGCTAAATTTTTTCACCTTGTACTTGTACCCGTCGGCAGCTATGTCACCATTGCTTTTGTCCAGCATTCTCCCTGTCATCAAGGATGGAAAAAGTGGCAGTAATACTCCAGACAAGCACTCAGGCTGCACGGTACTAAATCAATGCATTATTAAGCATCAATCGGCCAGGTCGACCACCTTCATCTGCAGCGGGATGAGCGCAGGCCTCATGGCCTTGCCGAACTGCAGGATCACCGGGTCATGGCTGGACGACGACGGCGGACCCGAGGCCCGCGGCTGCGTCTGCGCAGGAGGTGTTGCGGCCTGCGGAGGAGCAGAAGAAGCCTGGCGCCTTGTTGCCTCCTCCGAGTCGTCGTCGCCTCCTTGCAGAGCCCCTCCACCAAGCTCGGAGAACCGGCAGCAGCTCAGGTCCATGGAGCTGTCCCCTCGTGGCTCGAAGCGCCTGCCGACACGGCACCGTGCGACTGCTCCGGCGCGGCCTCGCGTGCCTGATCGGGCCCGTTCCTGCGCGGCCCCGCGAACAAGCTCCGTGGGTGCCGCTCGCAGGCCCTGCTCCGCGCGCGCTCCCGCTCGAGCCTGCTTCGCGCGCGCCACCAGCACTGGCCCCTACCGCGCGCGAGCAGCCCAATCGGCCGCCAGGCGCAGGCATGGGCGGTGGCGGCTCGGCCGGGCGCAGCCGGTGGGGACCGGCCGAGGGCGCGCGGgccagggcagcggcggcgggcggAGGCGGGGAAGGAGGGGCGCGAGGTGGAGCCGGCGGCAGCGAGGGGCAAGAGCAAAGTTATTTAGACCGGACCGGACATGGAACCGGCGGGCCCTCGGTTCACTGGTCCAACCGTATAGGACCAGTTGAACCACCGGTTTAATTGTTTTAAACCAGACAAATTGAACCGGTATATataattaataattaataattATGGTTCAATTATTTTTCTAGCACTCAGTTCGTCAGATCCGCATATGCCTAATATAGTTTTAACTAGAAAGCACTCCATTTGTCAGTAACTTAGCAGTGCGGAAAAAGACATAATATGCATAGAACACAAGCTCACCATTAGCCATGTCGTGGAGCCGTGGATGCATGGATGGAGCTTAAAGATGAAGCACAGCAGCAGCTGTCGCCGGTCGGGATCTGGTCGCTAGACTTTGGAGCCTGGACTTGATGCAGAGAAGCAGGCAGATGCTGAGCAGAGAAGCAGGCGTCGAGAAGCTTGGAGCAGAGAAGCAGGCGCCCAGCCAGCCCTGGTTGAAGTGCGTAGAAGCAGCTACATCGCCGCCCCGCAGGCCGCAGCCGCCCGTTGCTTGCCCCTACCGGCCGCCGCTGCCTCAGAGGCCCAGCTGCCCCGTTGCCCGTCGGGCGTGACAGCCGCCTGCGTGTGCCACTGACCGGAGCCTCAAGCGTGCGCCGCCGCCCAACGTAGCCGCCTACGTGCGTCGCCCGCAGGAGCACAACCGCCGCTGCTCGCCGTGTCGCCGTCCCGCGCCACTCGCGCGAAAAGGGAAAATTTTCCCTTCGCTTCAGCGATTCAGCCGGCAAAACaattctaaagacccattttgaCCAATTTCCAATAATGCCCCTATGTAGGTAAGGTCGTCCTGAGTACACTGAGGGGCAACtttgaaaaaatatcaaaaactcACCGGTTCAAATGGAACCGCCCGGTTCACCGGTTCGATGAAAAACCCACCGGTTCAACCGGTTTATAGCGGTTCGATTGCACAGACGGTCTTTTAACTGAACCAGGACCGGTTTAGGCTCTGGTTCGATCTTTTAGCGGTCCGACCGCCGGTCTTGTCCGGTCCTAATAACTCTAGGCAAGAGGCGCGGGGCAAGGGCGACGACCGACGGGGGAGAGCAGGTAGTGGTGGGACCGTGGGAGCAGTATGGGCGCTTGGGGAGTTGGGGGAGTGGGCGTGGGATCGGGTAGGTGGGGAGTCGGGCTTCACCACGGATGGGGTGAACGGGTCCAGTTTACTCTTTTTAGGAGTAGAGATTAGAATTAAGAGCAACTCTAAGAGTTTCAAAAAATATAGCTCCTAAAACTCTGTATCGGAGGTTCTCTTAAAtaattgttttacaaaaactagtTTTCTCCACAACAGCTTCCTAATATTTTGCACCTAAAAATATTTTGAACTTGCCACATCCTCAATTAGTTGGATGAGGACGGGGCAAGAAACATAATTAGTTGGATTCTGACTTTTCCGTGCTTGACTTGTTCCGTCGGCCAGCTGTTCCTTCATCCGTAGCTCCTAAAGTCTGACCTTTTCTGTCCGCTCATCCTTCCTGGTATGGTGACTCCAGGTCTCCAACCTTGCAATACACGTACAAGGGTAGGCTGGTCTCTAGATATGCTAGCGCTGCCATCAGGTTGTGCTCATTGCCATTGCCTGTGTCCTTGCCTGTTCTCTACTAGGGCTCCTCCTCTTGTTGACTTGTTACGACACCACAAAGATCTTCCGTAATATTGTCTAATTCTAGTTTGAGATAAGAAAAAAGATCTACCATGGATCAACATAGCTTTCTCATAAACCAGGTgttagatgatgatgatgatttattTTTTGATGTGGTACATGTGGTAATTGACGAGGATGAGTCTGATGAAGAACCAAAACATTACGGTTCTATTCATGGGCATCAAGTGCTTCAGCGCGATGGACAGGCAGGACATCAGAGGCTATACTAGGATTATTTTGCCAATGATCCAACATACGTGCCAAATTATTTCAGACGAAGGTATGCCATGAGCACATTTTGTAGAAAAGATGCTTATATATGTGTGTCTAATTATTTTATAGTGCAGGTTTCGAATGGATCGTACGTTGTTTCTGCGTATACTGCAAGCTGTAGAACAACATGATGAATATTTTGTGCAAAAAAGGAATGCTGCCGATATACTTGGTCTATCTAGCTTGTAGAAGATTACAGTAGCATTTCGGATGTTAGTTTATGGAGTAGCAGCTGATGCTATAGATGATTATGTCCGTATTGGTGAGAGTATGACAATTGAAAGTCTCAGGAGGTTTGTCGCCGTTGTTGTTGAAGTTTTTGGAGACGAGTACTTAAGATCGCCTAATGAAGATGATACCGCTAGATTACTTGCAATTAGAGAACGAAGAGGTTTTACTGGTATGCTTGGGTCCATAGATTGTATGCATTAGAGGTGAAAAAAACCATCCTTATGAATGGCGAGGTATGTACAAAGATCTATGGATTTAGCATGTTTTCTTTGGGATGCCAGGTTCACACAATGACATCAACGTTTTGCAACGGTCAAACTCTATTTGCAAGGCTAGATGAAGGTCAAGCTCTAGAGGTCAACTATACCATTAATGGTCATGATTATACAATGTGTTATTATCTTGCATGGGCCACATTCGTAAAGACCATACCTGAGCCACAAGGTAATAAGAAGAAATATTTTGCCCTAGCTTAGGAATCTTGTAGGAAGGATGTTGAACGAGCCTTTGGAGTTCTACAAGCTTGTTTTGCTATCGTTCGAGGGCTAGCTAGTTTTTGGATGATGATACACTTAGACTAATCATGAGGGCTTATGTTATTATGCACAACATGATAATTGAGGATGAGCGAGATGAAAAAGATGATTTCAATTATGATGCGGTGGGAGAAAATGTGAAAATTTCTCATGACTCTACACCTAAACTTGAGGAGTTTATTCAGAACTACAAGAATATTAAGGATCAACAAATTCATACACAGCTTAAAGATTATCTAGTTGAGCACCTTTGGCAAAATCATCCGTACCTATATAAACAAAtataattattttttatatatggTTTTAGTTTACTGTTATGTAGAATAATTTTAATTACAAAATTATTGTGGACATAATTTTTGTAATTACgctttatcatatttttcttcatCTATTGTTGTCATAtttgctttatatatattatTAGGAATATTTAAGATTCACAGAAGCCTAAATCATATTTGGATCATATATTTTTGTGCACATAGTTCTGAACTTACACATATATGCTGATAGAAAGCACATAATACTGACACTTACACATGTATGCTGATAGAAATCACATAGTACTGACACTTACACATGTATGCTGATAGAAAGCACATAGTTCTGACACTTATATATGTATGTTGTACAATGCAAGGTTTGATTCAAACATGAAAAGGAACTAAAATTAAAATCTTTAACTACTGCGGTGTCGGCTCATGATCTTAGACTGGTAGGACATGTACTACTGTTGCTGATCATAAGGCATGGCACTAAGGTCCATTGTCATAATCCTCTCTtcgtccttcttgttcttcaactctaCCTTCTGCGCCCTCAATTCTAACTCTTTCTTCCTCAACTCAAGATTTAATTTCTCATTCGCAACCCGCTCTTGTTCAAGCGCAAAAGCTTGTTTGAACCTTTCATTTTTCTTTCACTCCTTGTCACTATCAAATTCTTTCTTCTTCGCCCATAAATTCTCTAAAGCTTCTGTACAACCTTTTTTGCCACCTAGATGTAGTGCTGCTTTGGCCTtcttgtggcccattggtctcgACAATGTATTCTCCTCTAGAGCAGCAACTTCATGTCCATCTGCAGTGGTGAGCGAAGGTGTAGCTAGACTCAAATTGGAGGTTTTCTTTTGCTTCTTATTAGATGACTTCCCAGCCAGTTCGTCTAGTTTAGCCATCCATTTTGCTTGTCCTCTCAATTGTTTCCAGCAATCCATAAACTGAAATGATCTCTTTTGCCCGTCTTTAGACTTGTACATAGCCTTTGCGTCCTCAATCTACACACACGCAACACCTAGTATCAGAAAGTCATTAAATTGTAATTTATGCGTCAGAGAGAATAAACATATGCTTATACATAGCTGGTTAGAACCATATCATGCATTGTAGCACCACTTTGTCGTCTACCCGCAATCCTAGAGAGACATCCTATAAACTTATTCACACTATCTTGTATAGTAGACCAACGGTGCATAAGAGAATTTTACGTATGATCTAAGGAGAAGGGCAAGTTTTCATAGAAGTAATCATGAATTCTAGTCCAATACGATTTATGTGTTTGATTTGCTCCTGTGATTGGATCCAAGCTCACATTCAGCCACGTAGAAACAAAAATCTCATCTTCCTTCTCACTGAAATTCTTTGATCTCTTGTGATTTGGTCTTGTAGAGGAGGCTAATGGAGTCACTAGCACTTCCTGTGATTGTTGCTCATTACAAGGGTTGCTAAAGTCTTCAAAATCCACTGGATGAGTGCCTTTACTCATCATGTTAGTATATTAATTACTGTTTGTCGCCATAGATcctattaaaaaaattaaaaacaccAACCTTATATAGAGAATTAGAGATATTAGTTTTACATCTACACTTAAGCCAACTTAAGCCAACTTGGTTCATAGAATAccactatcggtgtttcgagttaccaccaatgagtaaatttctagtattgcgcctctggctcggatggtgtgctaagaggacacgaggtttatactagttcggacagaatgtccctacgtctagttcgttgttgttgctcatgttaatagcactaaaagtttatagtaggggttgcaaataggtgagagagggacatgtcccaagtctctggtggaaagaatggacgggtgctgagagctcaattGCTGCTCGACCGTGTACTTGTGTTGTGTTCTGATCAgttcgaggttcgatgggttCATGATGGTTCGATCGGGTTTGGCCTGGATCGATCTGATTTTTGTCCCCCTGCATGGGACActatgctttccctttt
This window contains:
- the LOC136532563 gene encoding uncharacterized protein → MAMVQPADTAVKANEILARFRPIAPKPTLAAAAAAASPVAQAATEGVVAANRVLCHLQSRPCRARKRGRPTVVPVSPPKSGSGAQSPAKRKRAATPYPPLRCAAATGAHASAVVPVSARLPLPSLPPASAGAEDLAKVAAEGRDVPVERDLLRKLLEPKVISPRAVRPVCSAIHVGCIHRTDATCTAAASKTAVQVEAELEVDALPAVVSDSSNRVRLVNDAYKEMVGQPECPWLDAVAATSRRISGEVALVAADQSSLPETYGAFTCTAKIEWEDDGKVTSIAVLCDVSRLHCESRDYLFTWRFRTADADASVGHSSEEISES
- the LOC136532573 gene encoding tubby-like F-box protein 7, with protein sequence MDLSCCRFSELGGGALQGGDDDSEEATRRQASSAPPQAATPPAQTQPRASGPPSSSSHDPVILQFGKAMRPALIPLQMKGECWTKAMVT
- the LOC136532565 gene encoding uncharacterized protein, encoding MMSKGTHPVDFEDFSNPCNEQQSQEVLVTPLASSTRPNHKRSKNFSEKEDEIFVSTWLNVSLDPITGANQTHKSYWTRIHDYFYENLPFSLDHTIAGRRQSGATMHDMVLTSYIEDAKAMYKSKDGQKRSFQFMDCWKQLRGQAKWMAKLDELAGKSSNKKQKKTSNLSLATPSLTTADGHEVAALEENTLSRPMGHKKKNERFKQAFALEQERLELRAQKVELKNKKDEERIMTMDLSAMPYDQQQ